ATGGAGAAGGCTCATTCATCTTTGTGTCCTGATTTTCTAAATAAGAATAAATGATATGTGTTCATTCTAAAAGCAGTCTTACTGCAAGAAACCGGAAATGTTCAATTCGAAGAATTTAATTTCATCCAATGAAATGTTTCAAATGTAATCTAATCCTGCTAAAATACTTACTCAATAAATCTTCAATTTAAATTACCAAGTTAATCAACGAAAACTATGTTAAAAAAACTTACACTAAGCTCTCTATCACTAATTGTGGTAGTACTGTTAACCAGCACGATGATGTCGGATAACGGTCGTGCAGGGAAAACAGGATCTCCCGGCGAAGGTACCTGTATCGATTGCCACAGCGATTTTTCTTCGAATATGGCTGGCGGTTCGATCGCCATTGCAGGAATTACAGGGGGGACATACACTCCCGGAACAACTTATAACCTGAGTGTAACTGTAGCCCGTTCAGGGATGACAGTTTTTGGTTTGGGTGTGGAAGCATTGAATTCAGCGAATACTCCTGCAGGAACTTTTGTAGTGACTAACTCAGCTGAAACGCAAATCAAAAACGCAACTGTAAGTAGTGTTGTAAGGCCTAACCTGGTCCATCAGCTTGATGGCGGTGCTACCAGCAATACACACACATTCAATTTTAACTGGACTGCACCTGCTGCAGGAACAGGAAATGTGACTTTGTATTATGCCGGTATTGCCGGTGACCATGACGGTAGTGAAGCGGGTGATTATCCTTATAATGGTTCACTTGCATTGACAGAGGGTGGCGGTTGTACAACTCCGGCACAACCGGGTGCAATTACCGGTACTGCCGCGGTATGCGCAGGTTCTTCACAAACTTATTCTATTGCTGCCGTTTCCGGTGCAACAGATTATATCTGGACACTCCCTTCAGGTTGGTCTGGTTCTTCAACGACTACTTCCATTACTGTTACAGCCGGAGCTGCTGGTGGAACCATTACTGTTGCCGCACACAATGCATGTGGTACAAGTATGACACGTCCTCTTACCGTTACGGTGAACGCCAGTGTTACTCCGTCTGTAAGTATATCAGCTAACCCCGGGAATACCATCTGTTCAGGAACCAGTGTTACGTTCACCGCAGCACCTACCAATGGAGGTTCAACACCTTCGTATCAGTGGAAGCTGAATGGGTCAAATGTCGGAACAAACAGCGCGACTTATACCAATGCAGCGCTTGCGAATGGAAATACGGTTAGTTGCGTGATGACTTCCAATGCAAATTGTGCTTCACCTGCTTCTGCGACTTCCAATACTGTGACTATGACAGTTTCCGGTTCTGTTGCACCTGCTGTTAGCATTGCCGCCAATCCGGGAAGTACTATTTGTACAGGAACAAGTGTAACATTTACGGCTACACCTACGAATGGTGGAGCTACTCCTTCTTATCAATGGAAACTCAATGGAGCTAACGTTGGTACAAATAGTGCAACATATACTAATGCTGCTCTTGCAAATGCTGACGCAGTTTCTTGTGTAATGACTTCCAGTTCCGGTTGCGCATCTCCTACAACTGCGACTTCTAATACAGTAACCATCACTATTACTACTGCCGTAACTCCTACTGTCAGCATCGCTGCTGCTCCGGGAAGCACGATTTGTAGTGGTACCAGTGTAAGCTTCACAGCAACTCCAACCAATGGAGGAACCACTCCTTCTTACCAGTGGAAATTAAACGGTGGTAACGTTGGAACCAATAGCGCGACATACACCAATGCAGCGCTGGCAAACAACGATCAGGTAAGTTGTGTGATGACATCAAATGCAGGATGTCTTAGTACTCCAACCGCTACTTCGAATACAGTGACGATGACAGTATCAGCATCTGTTACTCCTTCTGTCAGCATTACAGCTAATCCAGGGAATACAGTTTGTTCAGGTACCTCTGTTACCTTCACTGCAGTTGCGGTAAATGGCGGAAGTACTCCTGCTTATCAATGGCAGGTGAATGGAGTGAATGCGGGAACAAACAGCGACACTTATACAAGTTCAGCTCTTGCTGATGGCGATGTGGTTACTTGCATACTTACTTCGAATTCCAGTTGTGCCAGCAGTTCTACTGCAACTTCGAATGACATAACAATGTCTGTTTCGGGTTCAGTGGCTCCAACGGTTTCAATTGCCGCAGCTCCGGGTGAAACAGTTTGTATCGGTACGAATGTGACCTTTACTGCTACTCCGGGCAACGGAGGTTCTTCTCCTTCTTATCAGTGGACTCTCAATGGTGCCAATGTAGGAACCAATAGCGACACATACAGCAACAATACTCTCGCTACAGGAGATCAGGTACAATGTACCATGACTTCTAATTCTTCTTGTGCAACAACTTCCACAGCAACTTCACAGGTAATTACAATGACTGTTAACAATAGTCTTGTGCCTACAGTTTCTGCTAGCGGACCGCTTACTTTCTGTCAGGGTGGAAGCGTTGAACTTACGGCTTCTGCTGCTGCGGGTTATGTATGGAGTCCGGGCGGTGAAACAACACAAAGTATCACAGTTGATGCCGCCGGTGTTTATTCAGTTACTGTGAATGACGGAAATGGTTGCAGCGGATCTGATGCCGGAACCACAGTTGTGGTGAATGCACTGCCGGTAGTTACACTTGGAACATTCGCTTCTGTGTGTGATACTATTGGCGCATTTGCTCTCACAGGTGGAAGCCCTGCAGGCGGAACTTATACCGGTACCGGTGTAAGTGGAAGCGACTTTGATCCTTCCGTAGCCGGTGTAGGAACTTTCCAGATTATTTACTCTTATACTAATTCTGACGGTTGTACCAATGAAGCAGCTGCTCCATTGACAGTTGACAATTGCAGTGGTGGCGGTGGTTGTACTTCTGCTCCGGATGCTCCACATTACATCATGGGACCTTCCCGTGTGTATTGCAATCAAACAGGTATTGTGTATTCAATCAACCCTGTAACTGATGCTACTTCATACAACTGGACAGTTCCAACCGGAATGACAATTACCAGCAATACCGGCACTTCAATCACTGTTGATGAAGACAGTTCTTTCCACGGTGGATTGGTTTGTGTTTCTGCAGTGAACGCATGCGGAAGCAGCGATCCGGAATGCAGATATGTACGTGAAGGAAGAATCATCATTTCTTATATCCATGGTCCGCACGATGTTTGTATCAATGATTCCGCTGCAGTCTATTCAATTTCCCCTGTTGCAGGAGCAGTATCTTACGCATGGACAATTGGCGGTGGTGCTTCACTTATAGATAATGGAACATCCGCGACTGTAGATTTCAGAACTGCGACTATGCCATGGATGTTGTTGAGAGTTGCTGTGACAGATGCATGTGGAAATGTGCGTTATCGTTCAATGTGGATTCATGTTGGACATCATTGCCACGACGATGGTGACGATGATGATGATGATGGTGATGGTGATGATGATGACCATGGAGACCGCATTGCGGCAACGTCCATTGCATACGAAGTATATCCGAATCCATCCAACGGTGATTTCCAGATTGATCTGAATGCAGATGCAAACACAACAGCCCATTTAATGATTGTTGATATGTTTGGTAAAAACGTAACAGACAAAATGATCACTCTCGAGACAGGTGCCAATACAGTTGCTTTCAACATGAATGGCATTGCTCCTGGAATTTATATTATGAATATTGAAATCCCGGGTCTTGGTATGAAAACTCAGCGCCTGGTGATTACAAAATGATCAGCTATGATCAGGTAATCACAAGCATTTTTTAAATTCGGCGGGCCACAAGAAATATTGTGGCCCGCTTTTTTTTAAGAAAATCTTATACATTTTCCGAAAGCTAATCAGGCGTGTATACAATTGAACTGTTTTCAGGTATGGGAAAGGAGCATTTTTTAACAGGCTCACCAATATATTTCTAACTTCGACAGGTCTCCAGGATTCATTCACCCAATATATCTTCCGTTCGTCAAATTCCTGCTTGTTGTACCATTTTAATCTTTTACCTTCATATCTCATTAATATAGCGAGGTATACCATGAAAAAAAGCTACCTGATTTTTCTTCTCGTTTGGATCCCATTTCTTGGGTATGGACAAAGAACCGCCGATGTTGGATTGTCCTTTGGGGTTGTAAACTATATGGGTGATCTCGGAAATGAAAAATACTTTCCGTACAGCTCTGCAAGTACAGGAGCTGCAGTGACTCTCCGTAACTTTTTAAACAATCCAAAGAACTCCAAATCATTGTATAGGCCATTTGATTTTCAGATTCGTCTAAGCTGGCATCGTTTGCAGTACGATGAAACAAAACCACTTGGAGGTAAAGAAGGAATTCAATTGCGCAACTATCTTAGGGGAATCAGTTTTCGTAATGACTTATTCGGCACGGAAGCAGGTATCACCTACAATATTTATCCAAATAAACTCACCCCTCTGTGGAAGCCTAAAATCAGCTTCTTTGTGATGGTGGGTGTTGGAGCATATTTTGGAAAACCAAAATCAGATTTGTTTCATGGAAGCATCGCTCCTGAAAACAGGTATTTTTTCTGGCAGGATGGAACCACTCGTGATGTACCTGAAAACAAAGCAGGTGTTGGTAATGTGATCAAGAAGGATGGAGAATATGAAACATCTTTGCATGATTGGCTGACTGAAGGCCAGGGCTACAATAAGGAAATCCATAGCAAGACTCCTTATGACTTTTGCAATGTTGGTTTTCCATTTGGTGCCGGAATCCGGTACTTGTACAATAAGCAACTCACCATTTCAGCGGAGTTCAATTATTTCTATTTTCTCACAGATTATCTTGATGACGTAAGTGGACGGTATGCTACTTTTGATGAATTAAGATCTTCGTTTCCGGATGCTACGCAGTACGAATTGGCAAGATATATTTCAGATCCTACCGGTAGAGGAACCAGCGGTTATCCCGGCCCGGCAACAAGCCCTCGCGGTAACCCCGGACAGAATGATTCTTTTACCTATGTAAGTTTTGAAGCTTCCTATAAATTCACCTGGAAGAAAAAAGGCATCTATGGACAGTAAGTGTCAGGCTTAACATGAAACTCCACATTTCTGTTTATAGAAAAAAAGGCGCCCGGGTTGGTCGCCTTTTCTTTTATAAAGTGTTACTGAATTCAATTCATCAATCCTGCCTGATAAAACTTAAACCAGATTTTCTTATTTTGTATTGACCTGATCCAGTACTTTCATTAACTCATCGAGTTTTGGTGTCAGGATAATCTCTGTTCTTCTGTTCTTTTTCCTCGCTTCAGTGGTGTTTGCGGGATCAATAGGTTGATATGGACCTTTGCCTGCAGCGGATAAACGGGAAGGGTCAATGTTCACATTTTTCAAAATAATCTTTACCACGGAAGTAGCTCTCAATACACTAAGCTCCCAGTTGTCACGGGCTCCGCTTGGAAGTGTTCCTGAAATGGGAACATTATCAGTATGACCTTCCACAAGAATGTTGATGTCTTTGTTTTTGTCAAGCACTGCGCCAAGTTCTTTTAAAGCTTCTTCTCCTTTTTTCTCCACGATGGTACTACCGGAACCGAAAAGCAACCGTTCTTCCATGGAAACGTAGACACGTCCATTTTTTTCATTTACAGTTAATCCATTATTCTGAAATCCAAGCAAAGCATCATTCACAGCGGCACGCAGGGCGTTTACTGTTGAATCTCTTTTATTTAGTACAGATTGCAGCTCGTTAACCCGATCTTCTTTTTCCTTTAAAGTTCCTTTGAGTTCAATGAGGTTACGTTCTCTTTCAGAAAGATCCAGGGAATCTTTTTTCATTTTGTCTTCTTTGCGCTGAAGGTCTTCTTTGATTTGATTCAGCTGAACTATCAGTTTTTTGGTTTCTTCCGTATTGCCGGCGAGTAGCTTTTCATTGTTGGAAAGCAATTTGTCATATGATTTAGTGAGTTCATTGTACAAATCCGCGAGACGGCGGTGTGATCTTCCTTGTTCCGTGGTATCCTTTCCAAGCTCATCAACATTCTTTCTAAGTTCAAGCACTTGTGCGTTGAGCTCAGTGTTTTTGGTATTGAGATCCTGGTTGTCGGACTTTAACTTAACATTTTCATCCTGACAAGTCTTTTCCTTTTTCTGCAGATCCTCAAATTGCCTGGCGGGCACGCAGGAGAAAATACTGAGGGAAATCACTGAAATTGCAAGAAAATGACCAATTTTTTTTGATTTTATCATGTTTGAATAGTATTTTTAATTACCGGAAACCGGAATCTTTCCAAAATTAGTGTAAAGATGGTTGTGAGAACCCGACACCTTGTCTCGGTTTTCAACAACCGGTATGGAACATTTCAACGATTTGACCGTTATTGTAAAAGAGCTCAGGAACAGATGTCTATGAAATTCCTCGATAAAAACTGGATAACTGAAAATCATATAGATTTTGAGTATAAAAAATACGTGTTGCTGGCCTATTTACAGCATGTAAGCGAACATTTCACGGAACAACGTCTCTATCCATACCTTTCTGATTTGGTGGATCACTACCGAAATCTCAAGCAGTTAAAGGACAATAAAAAACATCTCTACAACTTATTTCCGGAACGACTGAAAACTATAGATCTGGAGCAATTCAGAATTATTTATAACAAGATGGTGGAAGACGATACCATCATGCAGGAAATAGAAAACATTCTGGATTTTTCAATTCCTCAGATGGAACGCTATCTCAAGGAAGGGAAAAAGATATATGATTTCATTGAAGAGAGACTTAAGATTTATCCGGTTGGTGTAATCCCTTTAAACAATGAAAACGGTTATCTCTTTTTAAAATCAGGAATCTCGCCGGCTACGGAGGTGTATGAATACCATGTATCTATTTTTGAAAACCCTTCTGAAAAATACAGAGGTCTGCATATCGCATATGTAGCTACCTATGAAAAATCGCTGCTCAACACTTTTGAGTCCATCAAATCCGAACTTTTGCGATTCAATAAAAATCTTCCGAATCCTGCCGCATATGTCATCGAAACAGAAATGATTCTTCCTTTTGATGAGACATTTTTACCAATGGCTAAAAGGACCCTTGTGAAAAGAATTGCGGGTTCCGCTTAATCAATAATTCAGTATCAATAATCCTTTTCTCTTTTATTGGCAAGCCAGACAGAGAGTACAAAAAAGGTTTTTACGAAACGGTAGGAAAACCAATTGATCAGTCTTTGAAAAAGCGTTATGTTTTGTTCATAATCAGCTTTTGTAATCAACCGGCAGTCCTTTTGCATAATTGATTCCAATTTGTTCCTGCATAAGGATGCGAATTCTTCATTATAGATATCGAGGTTTAATTCGATGTTGCTATAGGTGCTCAAATTATTGAGATCATAAGAACCAATACTCACAAATTTCGAATCCGCAACCAATACCTTTCCATGAACATTGGAAGGCGAATATTCGTAAATATTGATATGGTTACGCAGGAGCCAATCGTACAAATACTGTCGGGCATAGATAACCGGCTTTACATCTGATTTAGCGGAAACAAGAATACTGATCCGGACACCCCGCTGTATAGCATTTTTGAGTAACCTTCTCACTTGCCCGCCCGGAAGAAAGTAGCCTCCCACAATGATTATTGATGACATTGACTGTCGTATAGTCTGACGATAGGTGATCGCTACTTCATTTTTCCTTCTCAGAAAATCGTTCTGACTTACCCGCACCAAAGTCTGGGCCTCAACACCTGCCGCTTCATGCAGCTTAGGCTTCCGGATTTTTAGTGGTAGTTTTTTAAAACGGGTTTTCAGCCATCGTTGTCGGCAAAGCAGGTTGAGCCGACTGCAAATCACACCACGTACAAGCACAGCGAAATCCAGCCAGGCACGGGAAGATGGTAGATCATTATAGTTGTTGCTGATATTGATTCCGCCAATAATCGCAACCTCACCATCAGCAACCACAATTTTACGGTGCAATCGCCTTCCGATGTGCAATTTTCCATTTGAATAAAAACGACCATACTTCCGGAATTCTATTCCTGCTTTTTCGAGTTCGCGTATGAAAGCAAGGGGTAAGTTCTGGGAACCATAGGCATCCACAAGGAGGTAAATTTTTACATGTCGAACTCTGGCAGCATGGATAAGTGCATTTGTAATGCGTCGTCCGGTTTCATCATTTGCCAGAATATAGGTTTGGAGATGAATTTCTTGTCTGGCTTTATTGATCATTTCTTCCAGGGCAGCAAAGAACTCTTCCCCACTTTGCAACAAAGTGACTGAATTGTTCAGGGTATACCTTTCTTTCCTGTTTTTGCTTTTTGACATAGTAATCTTCCCCAAAAATAGCTTAAGTAGCGGATAATCTAAGGACAATCCTCAGATCTGTTGTATTCACCTTTGATTCCACACAATATCCTGTGAATTATGTTCAGTAATACTATTTTTTGGTAAAATCGAAAAAATAGTATCTTTGTTTGCTGCTCAAATTTTAACCCTGAAATGAATAAGAACGACCAGTTGTTTATTCAGTTAATGTATATTTTTCATTCCTCCGCGATGGTCGCGATGGGTAAGCTTAAAAACCCTGCAACCGATAAAATTGAGCGCAACATGGAACAGGCACAACAATCAATCGACATACTTGAAATGATTCGTGAGAAAACGAAGGGTAATTTATCTCCGGAATTACAAAGAACTTTGGATGGATTTCTAACGGAATTGCGTCTCAATTTTGTCGATGAAAAAAATAAAGATCTCATCGGATCTTAAACGTTTCCAATTTCAATCTACCACCATGGATTCACAAGAAAGCAACAAAACAGAATACCAGGAACAAGGCCCCCGTAAAGGCATTGTTATCATTGTCATCACCATTTTGCTGGGGACGAACGGGCTTCTGTTGTGGCAGTTTTTTGACAAGAAAAATTCACTTGACACAACCAACCAAACGTTAGTAACTACAATGGCTGAAAAAGAGTCATTGCAGGCACAACTCAATCAGGTAAAAGCGGAATACGAAAAAGCCAAAGCTGATAATACGGGTCTTCAAAATCAATTGTCAGAAAAGGACGATGAAATCAAAGCAAAAGTCGCGGAGATCCAGAAGCTTATTTCTCTCGGTGGTCCGGCTCAAATTGCAAGAGCAAAGGCGGAACTTGCAAAGCTGAAAGAAATGAATACTGTTTATGTCAGCCAGATAGATTCCCTGAATCAGATCAATGCAAAATTGCAAGCTGAAAATCAGGATCTGGCATCCAATCTTAACCAGGAGAAATCGAAGAATCAGAACTTGTCTGATGAGAATAGCCGTCTTTCAACTAAAATAGCTGCTGGTTCTGTCTTGCGTGCATATAATATCACGACCAAAGGTTTGCGTTACAAATCAAATGGTACAGAAGTGGAGACCAACAAAGCTAAACAGGTTCAGAAACTCAGAACAAGTTTTGTGCTTGCAGAAAACAAAGTGATCGACAAAGGCAATATTGATGTTTATATGCGTGTGCTTGGCACTGATGGCTCTGTGATGTCAAGCTCTCAGGAGACGTTTCAAAGTAATGGTCAAGCCTTACAGTATACTGTAAAACAAGAAGTGGAGTATACTAATTCTGATATGCCTGTACAGGTAATTCTTGCAAAAGGGACGAGTTGGGTAAAAGGAAAATACAATGTGGAGATTTATCATTCAGGTCAACTGATTGGAAAATCTTCAATTGATCTAAAATAAAAAGCTCTTCAATTTTAAAAACTCCCGAAAGGGAGTTTTTTTTTGTCATTATCAGAAGAAAGCTCTCACTTGTACACCACCGGTATGAATGGTTTTTGCCGATTGAAGTTTGCGCCCGTCATAATTCAGACTCAGCTGGATCGAATTGCTGACGTTTCTCTGTAGCGAAACATTCCACGTGTAATTTTTTCCATTCTTTAATCCTTCCAGTAATTCATAGGAAAGATAGCTGTCATCAGGCGCATTGTATTTGATGTCCACCATGCTGACT
This DNA window, taken from Bacteroidota bacterium, encodes the following:
- a CDS encoding OmpA family protein; translated protein: MIKSKKIGHFLAISVISLSIFSCVPARQFEDLQKKEKTCQDENVKLKSDNQDLNTKNTELNAQVLELRKNVDELGKDTTEQGRSHRRLADLYNELTKSYDKLLSNNEKLLAGNTEETKKLIVQLNQIKEDLQRKEDKMKKDSLDLSERERNLIELKGTLKEKEDRVNELQSVLNKRDSTVNALRAAVNDALLGFQNNGLTVNEKNGRVYVSMEERLLFGSGSTIVEKKGEEALKELGAVLDKNKDINILVEGHTDNVPISGTLPSGARDNWELSVLRATSVVKIILKNVNIDPSRLSAAGKGPYQPIDPANTTEARKKNRRTEIILTPKLDELMKVLDQVNTK
- a CDS encoding DUF1844 domain-containing protein → MNKNDQLFIQLMYIFHSSAMVAMGKLKNPATDKIERNMEQAQQSIDILEMIREKTKGNLSPELQRTLDGFLTELRLNFVDEKNKDLIGS
- a CDS encoding T9SS type A sorting domain-containing protein, with protein sequence MLKKLTLSSLSLIVVVLLTSTMMSDNGRAGKTGSPGEGTCIDCHSDFSSNMAGGSIAIAGITGGTYTPGTTYNLSVTVARSGMTVFGLGVEALNSANTPAGTFVVTNSAETQIKNATVSSVVRPNLVHQLDGGATSNTHTFNFNWTAPAAGTGNVTLYYAGIAGDHDGSEAGDYPYNGSLALTEGGGCTTPAQPGAITGTAAVCAGSSQTYSIAAVSGATDYIWTLPSGWSGSSTTTSITVTAGAAGGTITVAAHNACGTSMTRPLTVTVNASVTPSVSISANPGNTICSGTSVTFTAAPTNGGSTPSYQWKLNGSNVGTNSATYTNAALANGNTVSCVMTSNANCASPASATSNTVTMTVSGSVAPAVSIAANPGSTICTGTSVTFTATPTNGGATPSYQWKLNGANVGTNSATYTNAALANADAVSCVMTSSSGCASPTTATSNTVTITITTAVTPTVSIAAAPGSTICSGTSVSFTATPTNGGTTPSYQWKLNGGNVGTNSATYTNAALANNDQVSCVMTSNAGCLSTPTATSNTVTMTVSASVTPSVSITANPGNTVCSGTSVTFTAVAVNGGSTPAYQWQVNGVNAGTNSDTYTSSALADGDVVTCILTSNSSCASSSTATSNDITMSVSGSVAPTVSIAAAPGETVCIGTNVTFTATPGNGGSSPSYQWTLNGANVGTNSDTYSNNTLATGDQVQCTMTSNSSCATTSTATSQVITMTVNNSLVPTVSASGPLTFCQGGSVELTASAAAGYVWSPGGETTQSITVDAAGVYSVTVNDGNGCSGSDAGTTVVVNALPVVTLGTFASVCDTIGAFALTGGSPAGGTYTGTGVSGSDFDPSVAGVGTFQIIYSYTNSDGCTNEAAAPLTVDNCSGGGGCTSAPDAPHYIMGPSRVYCNQTGIVYSINPVTDATSYNWTVPTGMTITSNTGTSITVDEDSSFHGGLVCVSAVNACGSSDPECRYVREGRIIISYIHGPHDVCINDSAAVYSISPVAGAVSYAWTIGGGASLIDNGTSATVDFRTATMPWMLLRVAVTDACGNVRYRSMWIHVGHHCHDDGDDDDDDGDGDDDDHGDRIAATSIAYEVYPNPSNGDFQIDLNADANTTAHLMIVDMFGKNVTDKMITLETGANTVAFNMNGIAPGIYIMNIEIPGLGMKTQRLVITK